One Agelaius phoeniceus isolate bAgePho1 chromosome 7, bAgePho1.hap1, whole genome shotgun sequence DNA segment encodes these proteins:
- the SEC22A gene encoding vesicle-trafficking protein SEC22a — protein sequence MLGAKLLLTLLAMSMILSASVVRVRDGLPLSASTDCDQSTGMQECRKYFKMLSKKLSQLPDRCTLKTGQYNINFISSLGVSYMMLCTENYPNVLAFCFLDELQKEFITTYNMMKTNTAIRPYCFIEFDNFIQRTKQRYNNTRSLSTKMNLADMQTEIKLRPPYQISVSELGSANGFSHVPVGEYKGTGKISAAPHQRLEPVTLPGIVSFVLSLLCGALNLIRGFHAIESLLQNEGEDFSYVIAFFLGTAACLYQCYLFVYYTGWRNAKSFLTFGLICLCNMYLYELRNLWQLFFHVTVGAFSTLQIRLRQPQGKSPDYNV from the exons ATGTTAGGTGCTAA GCTGTTGTTAACTCTGTTGGCAATGTCTATGATTTTATCTGCCTCCGTGGTCCGTGTGAGGGATGGACTCCCACTTTCTGCATCTACTGATTGTGACCAGAGCACGGGAATGCAAGaatgtagaaaatattttaaaatgctctcAAAAAAACTTTCTCAGCTTCCTGACAGATGTACTCTGAAAACTGGACAGTATAATATAAA CTTTATAAGTTCTCTGGGAGTAAGCTATATGATGTTGTGCACTGAAAATTATCCCAATGTCCTGGCTTTCTGTTTCCTGGATGAGCTTCAGAAGGAGTTCATCACTACCTACAATATGATGAAGACGAATACTGCTATCAGACCATACTGTTTTATAGAGTTTG ATAATTTCATTCAGAGGACCAAACAGAGATACAACAACACACGTTCTTTGTCAACAAAGATGAATCTTGCTGATATGCAGACTGAAATCAAACTGAGGCCACCGTATCAGATTTCAGTGTCAGAACTTGGTTCAGCCAATGGCTTTTCTCATGTACCTGTGGGGGAGTATAAGGGTACTGGTAAGATATCTGCAG CTCCTCATCAACGTCTGGAACCTGTGACTCTGCCAGGGATTGTCTCATTTGTACTTAGTCTGTTATGTGGAGCTTTGAATTTAATCCGTGGCTTCCATGCCATAGAAAGCCTTCTCCAG AATGAAGGTGAAGATTTCAGCTATGTTATTGCATTTTTTCTTGGAACCGCAGCCTGTTTGTACCAG TGTTACCTGTTTGTGTACTACACAGGCTGGAGGAATGCCAAGTCCTTCCTGACGTTCGGCTTGATCTGCCTGTGTAACATGTATCTGTATGAACTGCGCAACCTGTGGCAGCTCTTCTTCCACGTCACTGTGGGAGCCTTTTCTACCCTGCAGATCCGACTgcggcagccccagggaaagtCCCCTGATTACAACGTCTGA